The Thunnus thynnus chromosome 2, fThuThy2.1, whole genome shotgun sequence genome includes a region encoding these proteins:
- the smn1 gene encoding survival motor neuron protein 1, whose product MANGCKDVLFTRGAGQSDDSDIWDDTALIKAYDKAVASFKTALKGEDEPQTSKKNHPGKKRKNNKKNQSRKRTNAPPDKEWQVGDYCNAYWSEDGQLYSATISSIDNTRGTCVVVYTDYGNEEEQNLEDLLLEISEGDEETNTKVNEVESSTEESDQSTPPNQHRQQPNSKTQKPKAHKESPPMWAPGFPGFPPGPPPMPAFRQGGSRRSGAHGPVPPSWPPMMPFGPPMIPPPPPMSPDMVDDEALGSVLISWYMSGYHTGYYLGLKQGRKEAANWTKLHHK is encoded by the exons ATGGCGAATGGATGCAAAGACGTGCTGTTTACACGCGGAGCCGGACAA AGTGACGATTCGGACATATGGGATGACACAGCATTGATAAAGGCTTATGACAAGGCAGTGGCATCATTCAAG ACTGCCCTCAAGGGTGAAGATGAACCACAAACTTCCAAGAAAAACCACCCAGGAAAAAAACGCAAGAACAATAAAAAGAACCAGAGCAGGAAAAGAACTAATGCACCGCCAGATAAAGAG TGGCAGGTTGGAGATTATTGCAATGCTTACTGGTCAGAGGATGGCCAGCTGTACTCAGCCACCATCTCCTCCATAGACAACACGAGGGGCACTTGTGTAGTTGTTTATACAGACTATGGTAACGAGGAGGAGCAGAACCTTGAAGACTTGCTTTTAGAGATTTCTGAGGGTGATGAGGAAACAAATACTAAG GTAAATGAGGTAGAATCTTCAACAGAGGAGAGTGACCAGTCAACTCCACCAAACCAACACAGGCAGCAGCCAAACAGTAAAACCCAAAAGCCCAAGGCCCACAAAGAATCTCCTCCCATGTGGGCTCCTGGCTTCCCTGGGTTTCCTCCAGGCCCGCCGCCAATGCCAGCTTTCAGACAG GGTGGAAGTAGGAGATCTGGTGCTCATGGACCTGTACCTCCCTCCTGGCCTCCCATGATGCCCTTTGGTCCACCA ATgatccctccacctcctccgaTGAGCCCAGACATGGTGGATGATGAGGCGTTGGGCAGTGTGCTCATCTCCTGGTACATGAGTGGATATCACACGGGATACTACTTG gggTTGAAACAAGGACGCAAAGAAGCTGCCAATTGGACGAAACTGCACCACAAATGA